One part of the Salmo salar chromosome ssa10, Ssal_v3.1, whole genome shotgun sequence genome encodes these proteins:
- the LOC106561111 gene encoding interleukin-17C — translation MPGLFKIMQTLILLGLVIAKCTWTSEAHKYKGCFSTEKLEHRALKILHRNRYQTDVHIDETQYHKLGMKKTCPTVLRSQSVDYNNRSVSPWRYSIDSVEGRFPEKIVVAECLCQGCLIIKGPRHHGAQHHAYNSVPIEQTQMVLMKTVCLNNPEKYSLTSHFVKVPIACTCVRSRI, via the exons ATGCCAGGCCTATTCAAGATTATGCAG ACTCTAATTTTACTTGGACTTGTTATTGCTAAATGTACATGGACATCAGAGGCACACAAGTATAAGGGATGCTTCAGTACAGAAAAACTGGAGCATAGAGCTCTCAAGATCCTTCACCGAAACCGGTACCAGACAGATGTTCATATTGACGAAACACAGTATCACAAACTTGGTATGAAGAAGACCTGCCCCACTGTGCTTCGTTCACAGTCAGTAGACTACAACAATCGTTCAGTCTCCCCCTGGCGGTACAG CATCGATAGCGTGGAGGGACGATTCCCCGAAAAGATTGTTGTTGCTGAATGTCTATGCCAGGGATGCCTCATCATTAAAGGGCCCAGACACCACGGGGCCCAACATCATGCATATAACTCTGTGCCTATAGAGCAAACCCAGATGGTTCTGATGAAGACCGTATGCCTGAACAACCCAGAAAAATACTCACTTACATCACACTTTGTCAAAGTGCCCATTGCCTGCACCTGTGTTAGGAGTAGGATATGA